attttgaaacaacaaaatctgGTCTCAAAGAACACAAATCAGACCCTCCACATAGAGTAATTACATCGCTTTTGACGACTGTTTGTGATGTTTGATACTTCTTTTACTTTCTCTACAACCACACTGAAGTCAGAATTGAGTCTGTACGAAACTTCCAATCCTTCTAGGGTTAGGTGATACATTATGTCCCCAGAAGAACTTGGGGGCTGCTCATTTCCAGGGCTCGAAGCGTCTTCATCGTGGTCATTGTCTGAACTATCATTCAACTGTTTACCATTTTCTGAGTTAATGAAGGAATCATGAGGTCGATTTCGTTGAGCCAATGATCTAATATCCCATGAAAGCACCTGCTTTATCAAGTTTTGGAACTCGTCTGGTGAAGCATAGAGTGAATTATTTCCCTGCAACAAACCAAATACAGATAGAATGAAAGCTTAAGCATAGGAATTGGTGCTTCATACTTCTGAGATTCTGGAAAGCCTTTGTAAGGACTGGCACAACTCGCCTTTCTACTCTTGTCCAGTTAATGTGGTTAATTTTTGAACTGTTTTGAAGACAAAGGAATAACATTTCTAAACAGAAGATTTTCATGGCTAATTATTTAGAGTAGAAAAGAGCATGctattttagttattttctCTTCATAAGCAACAATAAACCTTATACTATCAATGAACTTTTAGTTATACACACTCTGCATTCAACAAAAGTATGCGTTTAATAGAGATCTTCCCTGAAGAAGCATAAGATGACTAAGGATAACGCAACCAATCTATCAAATTTGTAAAATTACAACGGACAAGATTAACAATCATTAAATCTTGAGTTGACAAACCTTTCACAACCGTGCAGGGAGTGAAAAAAGGAAGTGGACATCTACCAACCCAGATATGCATGATCTGCTAAGAACTCCCACAGGGATTTTGAACAAATGCAAGTTAAGAACCTAGATTGATGGAAGACAAAATATAGCAGTCTTATTGATTATCCCCAGGTAGGATGAGGATCTCACAGGATGATGAGTTGTTGGATCTTCTAGAGTTTGATTATTGTGGTCTTATCCTCCACTAGATTCAGCGCCTCGACCTCGAGTTCTAccaataataaaaatgaagagaGAACTATATAGTTCTTTTGATAGGAAAGATAAACTCGTATAGTTGTCGTGAAATTGCACACAAGGTAGAACAATTTACAGCAACACAACCAATCCAATGATGGGGCACATATTTGACGTCAGCAGTAGTCAGTTTCTCTCTTAGATCTCCAAATTATTCAGGGCGAAATTTGACATTCAGGTTtctctttcttaattttcttggattATCTTCAGGTGTTCAATTACATCCTGTTGATTCCtgctctcttttcttttccctcggccttttattttcctcttgACAAGTACTTATGGGCTtaattcattgtatttgtacTATCATTCACACTGTAGCTGAGTCCCTTTCTTAGGCTTGTTTTTATCTCTTTCCAGTGTTGTGAAGAGTTTGGATTTTACTAGTGAAGTGCTAGTAAGCAAGCTATTGGCACAATTTGTAAAAAGAACTGAACAATTAGTCAAAGAATATAAAGGAATGGACATTCCCTTTAAACTATGGTAAAGGTGTGATATTTTTAGTAAAGATTAGAGTACTCACTGCCATTTCCCAGCAATCAGCAAGTGTGGAAGTGAACACCTCAGAGAAACCAACAGAAGCTACTGCTAATATACTGTCCGCCTGCAGAATACATGGATTATTAGCTTAAAACAAGGAGGGAATTGATGACATAAGTAACCAGAAGAGTACAGACAACTTAAATTGGCATAAGAAGATGCCTGAGAGGCAGATATGTTTAGTTTAAAATCACAATACACAGTTGTACACCAATATTTCACAATCTTCAAAAAAGGCAATTATATAGGAAAACTGAAATATCTAGAACTACTATACATGTATAGTTCTCCCTAAATAGATATTTGAAGGTTTTGGTTATCTATTTTCAATGAACAGTTAAACCGCGACATGAATCCATGCTGCAAATCTAGTCTCCACTGAAGTGGAGTCTTTATTCAGCACATACGCACTATAGTGTATGAACATCTTTTACCAACACACTACGTGTTCAACCTCCAAGATTAATAGCTGAAAATACTCATGACCATAATGGAAGATAGTTCTCTAATCATGCAAATGGTAAATCTCGTATGTCATGAAACTATAAAATTTACAATTTCAGGAGGGACATGGAAATAATACCGCTAACCACTTTGGCACTCTTGCTCCTTGGATGTTGTCGCAGTAGGGAATATAAGGTTTGACATCGAGTACAGGCTGTTGGTAAAAGTAAACCAAATAAGTTTGATttctaaactaaaaaaatcagaaccaaagaaaatggatgCGGCCAGTAGAGAGGAAAAATGTCAAACTTACTGTCCCATCAACCAAATCCACACCAGAGAGTAGAAGCATATGCCCTTGTACAGCCTCCACCTAAAGTATACAGTGTAAATGTATAAGATTCAATACTTTCCCTCTTCCATAAGCATATTTTCGTTCTTTTTTATGTGAcgtcaaaatttaatttatgatagGAACTCATATCAAATggtattaaatttatttagtgATGAGAAATAATTAAGAATGGTTATGATAATTGATGACAAAAAGTATAACCATGTCAATATCATATGAATAATCAACGTTAAATTATATCCGTCATACTTTACACTACTTCTCTAAGTGTCATAGATACAAAGGAACTTAGAGAGTTAAGAATAAGGTTAAATAAACTTTTAGTCCTTGAAGATGGTCAGGTTCCAATTCCTTCCTTGGTCAATTTTGTCCTTCAGTAATTGCGTGCTTGCCACTAAGGTATTTTATTGACTATGCCGCACATGCCATGTAACCACCCtaactaattttctttgtCATCTTATAAGATTCAATACTTTCCCTCTTCCATAAGcatattttcattctttttttatctgacgtcaaaatttaatttatgatagGAACTCATATCAAATGGTACTAAATTTATTTAGTGATGAGAAATAATTAAGAACGGTTATGATAATTGATGACAAAAAGTATAACCATGTTAATATCATATGAATGATCAATGTTAAATTATATGCATCATACTTTATACTACTTCTCTAAGTGTCATAGATACAAAGGAACTTAGAGAGTTAAGAATAAGGTTAAATAAACTTTTAGTCCTTGAAGATGGTCAGGTTCCAATTCCTTCCTTGTTCAATTTTGTCCTTCAGTAATTGCATGCTTGCCACTGAGGTATTTTATTGACTATGCTGCACATGCCATGTAACCACCCtaactaattttctttgtCATCTTATCGTactattgagagagagagagtcatgGTCAGTATACTTTTTCTTCACATTAAGCACCATGCCACCATTAGCTTCCAGTCAAATGCTTTCATTGCCACTATAATGGCCTACCTCATAACTATTTCCTCACCACAGTTCAAATCACCATGACTGGTTCAGGAAACTATCTCTTAGGGAACAAAATCACCATGACTGGTTCAGGAAACTATCTCTTAGGGACAAAAAAGcattttgaccaaagaataaaatatatgaaattctGGAAACAATACATGCAGAAACATATAGCCTGCCTGAGTAAATTAGTTAAGGCAGATTAAAAGGGCGGAAGCTCATGCTCCCTTCAAAAGCTATATAACCTGCCAGTGTAAATTGGACTTTCTGAATCCATCTTTTATTAGAAGTCAAATTGTTTGAGACAGTAAATCAGACTGGAACAAACTATATATAGTTTGTTAGAATCAGAGCATCCCACCCAAAACTAATTGGAAATGGGTGGAGAGGCACAACACAAGACATATATCATAATGCAAAGTTTTACATTCCTCATGTGGGATATCTCTCAACACACACCCTCACATGTGGCATGACATGAGTCAAACACATGGACAACTTAAAAAGGGTGATGTGGGAGACCGTGTGGTCGTTGGGCCTAACATGACCTAACACGTGGATAGCCTACTCGAAGATGTCGGAGAACTAGTAGACCCATAAGCTTAAGCTATTAGGGAATGAGTGCACATTGTATATCAAGCTTACACCGTtatagagggagagagagaaacatatAGGTGAAATCCTACTCTGCACATTGCAAACCCACAAGAAGTGGGGAATGGGGACCGGAGGTTTCAAACTGGAAACCAACGTTCTGATGGGTGGAGAGAAAGAAACTACTAGACAGGCTTGGATTGCATGAGATTAGTAAGCTCTGATAGTTCTCGAAAAAAGTACCTGAGATTAGTCTAATGCAGAATGTAGATGAATCTTCTTTCAAGCTACGATATAAGATGCATATATTCAGCAGCAGTTTAACCTTACCTTGGCAACACTGAGTCCAATGGGGGATGGCCTGTGTGGAGATCTTGTTGCAAAGAGTCCCTTCCTTTCACCGTTTAGTGTTGGCACTCTTACCTATCCATCCAGTCAACCTTTATATAGAgttaaaaagaataattaataactgaaatcaCAGAAAGCAGTATACCAGTATTCAGAGGCACACACCTTGGCCTTGAACTTTGACTTAGTTGGATCTTTCCAAAGCTTCTCTAGATTTGTATTTTGATGGAAAACATATATAACCCAGCAGTGAGAATATTCTCCAAGACCCTCAAGTGATGCTGGAGGAACACGAGCTGTATTAAAGATCAAACAGGCCCTCGAGAGAGGCACAAGTACAGGTTGCCTGGGCGTCCCATTCCTGCACAATTAAGAAGTGAAAGTCATCAATGGGACTTCAAAGAGACAAATTTGCATGCACAACAAACATGCAAAGTTTGTCTTGGCGAGATCAAACATGCACTTTTTGAATTCCTTTTATGTTAACAAAGGAAGAAACAAATCTCAGGGAATCGGAGATGACACTGGTAAACTCAGGGGAACTAAAACCCTGCAAAACTAAGCATGAGGTGCAACTGCAAAATAAAGGTTGCCTAGTATGCTATTCATGCACCAATATAAACTGCACGTTTGGGTATAGAAGTGCGGCATATCACTCTAACTCTATGATAAAACTAAGCttcaatatttaatttatctatacgattcctttttctttggaaAATGACAGGAATACATCCCACATACCCACTGGGGATTGAACCCCTGAACTCAACCTCAACCCTTATTTTCTAGAGGGAGAAAGGTGCCACTAAACCCAAAGACTATTGGCTATCAatatgaatgttttttttaaaaaatttatgggaAGACATAGAAACATGTAATTTGATTTTGCTAAGCACTATTGACAGTTTTCAGCATAATTTGATTTTGCTACACATAAACATGTACAAAAGCATCAGTGGCAGAGCATTtgcaaaaaatttacaaaattcaaaagaaaataaaaatgattccAATTAACTCATTTCTCAATTTGGAAAGTAACATTCTTTGGATATCTTTATCCAGTCAGTCTGTCTGatctttatattttaagtCCTTGAGTATCATCagatttcttcaacaaattcaTGAAGAGTAAACACTTCTAGTGATCTGATCTGGCTATTCCTCACTCACCTAATTACTCTGGGTGCAATAAATTATTTACTTATCATTTTGATAAATGTGTGACATAAAAATGCAGTCAAGGAATGAGAAACAAAGGATCTCTAATTTGGAATAACAAATGCCGCCCACCCAAGTACCTGGTAGAGAAGCATGACTGTATGACACCAATAGGTGCCATGGGGTAAGAAGTCAGCTCCACATTATCCAACTTTGGTTGCGTTAGTGCTTTCCTCAAAGCCTCcaatacaaaatgaaaagatcTTAGCAAGTAGAATAGAAATGTGTGATGACATATTAAGGGCCAATGATAAGAATCAACAAAGTTTCAGCTCATTGACACTGAGATCCTCATATAATATGAAATGAACACAATTATGATCTAGGCAATGCCTAAGCATTTACGAAATGAACATAGACAAATAATTAGGGGACTTGGATACCAAGCAATCAAATTTCCAGTTACACAGGTATATATTCAATAAACCAATTCAATTAAATACAGAAACACTGCCTTCTACTCTCAGTTAGATCTCTGAGAAAGTGCAAAGATAATTATTTTCAAGtaagattcttttttttcttcttcaaagaGGCAAAATAAGGCCATTACTAACAGTCAGCTTGTTAAAGAGGCAAAAGGGTCAGtatcttttggtttttttttggtgggggAGGAGGTGGGAAGAAAAGGGTACCTGCTGAGCCCGAATTCGGCCTTGCCTTTCAGCAGCACAATTGTCTAAGGAGGCCTTGAGAGATTTCTCGAGCTCTCCAATCTTGGAATCCAAATCCCTcgattttcttttccaaaaataCACTGTTACAGACCAAAAGAACAATAAACTACAAGAACCCAATGCAACACAAaaggagaaaacaaaatttgtataCATACAAGAAAAGGCAGTGGAGGCGGAGAGAGCTGCGAGCGCAAAGGTTATGGTGGCTGTTAACCATTTTGATTCTGTGCTGTAGCCCATCGATTCTCACTGCTAAAATAACTTCTTTTGGGTTTGAAAATGCATTCGCTAAACCAGAGTTGTAGGTTGAAATTATGGAACTCTCTCAGCTGCTTAGCGCTGGCTGCTGTCCAACTCTGTTTGATTAGCCTAAGGAGAGAAATGTTTTGAGTGCCTTAATTAGTTAGCACCCGCCAAGACCTATTAAACTAAATCTCCCCCGCTTTTTCTAACCCTAAGTATTAGGGGTATAGTTAATTACGATTTGAGAGGATTTTGAAATacttttctcatattttttaagTGACTCTTACAGATTCTACGTTTGAATTGACAGGGATGTATCCAATCCATATTTAAGGGGTGTatctaattcaaatttttgcagtgggttagggtttttgggattttgacaAAAGTCAGAATTTCTATATTGATATGAAccaatttctttgtttggaTTAAAAAGATTTAGAGATTTAGAAATTTTGTATGAGAAAAAAACATGGAATTTGGAGATTATAAATACcaactttaaattatatataaaaagttgtcatttctaaaattcaaaagagattgatttttttttctttcaaatagaTAACTTTAGTAGAGGTTAAATTCCATATTTAAATCCATTACCCAAACAAGAAATTCTACAAATTCtagaatattaatttcattcattttaaattccatcatttatgaattcatttgtatttttaaatttcttcatccatttttatttattttatatatagagtttaaaagtctggaggtattcaatttagatttttaaaGAG
The window above is part of the Prunus dulcis chromosome 1, ALMONDv2, whole genome shotgun sequence genome. Proteins encoded here:
- the LOC117616325 gene encoding tRNA (adenine(37)-N6)-methyltransferase isoform X1 codes for the protein MGYSTESKWLTATITFALAALSASTAFSLYFWKRKSRDLDSKIGELEKSLKASLDNCAAERQGRIRAQQALRKALTQPKLDNVELTSYPMAPIGVIQSCFSTRNGTPRQPVLVPLSRACLIFNTARVPPASLEGLGEYSHCWVIYVFHQNTNLEKLWKDPTKSKFKAKVRVPTLNGERKGLFATRSPHRPSPIGLSVAKVEAVQGHMLLLSGVDLVDGTPVLDVKPYIPYCDNIQGARVPKWLAADSILAVASVGFSEVFTSTLADCWEMAGNNSLYASPDEFQNLIKQVLSWDIRSLAQRNRPHDSFINSENGKQLNDSSDNDHDEDASSPGNEQPPSSSGDIMYHLTLEGLEVSYRLNSDFSVVVEKVKEVSNITNSRQKRCNYSMWRV
- the LOC117616325 gene encoding tRNA (adenine(37)-N6)-methyltransferase isoform X2: MGYSTESKWLTATITFALAALSASTAFSLYFWKRKSRDLDSKIGELEKSLKASLDNCAAERQGRIRAQQALRKALTQPKLDNVELTSYPMAPIGVIQSCFSTRNGTPRQPVLVPLSRACLIFNTARVPPASLEGLGEYSHCWVIYVFHQNTNLEKLWKDPTKSKFKAKVRVPTLNGERKGLFATRSPHRPSPIGLSVAKVEAVQGHMLLLSGVDLVDGTPVLDVKPYIPYCDNIQGARVPKWLAADSILAVASVGFSEVFTSTLADCWEMANSRSRR